The genomic region TGGGGCTGCCCGGCCCAGTTAAACTTCGATTTTAGATAAACCGGTGATTTTCAGGTTAAATGTGTCCTGAGTACTTCCTGGGACACGCTACACTAAGAAGTGCCTGCCTGCTCCCCCCAAAAAGGGCTCAGCGATCCTCGTGTTTGAGAATCTGGGCTCCTTGGCAGCCAGCAATGGCCATATGACGGAGGCCAACCCGTGGGATGTGGCCACTCTCTGGCAGTGCCCTGATGGAGGTGCCTGTTTCTGCCACCCTCTGCTCCTTTGGGGGCCCCAGGACAGGTGGCTCCGGTCCCTGCCCCCCACGCCCAGGCCCAAAGGCCACTGAGGCTGCCTGCGGCTCCAGCTGTCCCTCCCCCAGGCCTCGCTCTGGCCTGACTGAAATCAGCCCATGGGCATCCTCACCCTCAGACATCAAGCTCAGCCCCCCTTGAAGCCAAGGTAAGACTCTGGTTTGTTCCCTGTGGTTCTGACACCTGGAGCAGCACCCACAGGCTGGGCGGGTCCagcagaagagaagaggatggGAGGGAAGTCACGGTCAAGGGTTGGGAAGCCACTGGGGTAAGGAAGGGCCTGGACAAAGCATCTGAACAGCTGTGTGCAGCCAGGCGCCAAGGATAGGACAGGCTGGGCCATGGACTGGGGTCGCCCTCCCAGGCAGGGGACCAGGAGTGTCCAGCTCAGGCCACCTGGGATAGCAGCGCCAGGCACAGAGATGGCCATGGCCAAGTGCACCCTCCACGCTAAAAAGGAGGTGCAGACAGGGAACAggggaggaccctggaaggcggTGGCCACCGTGCCCACGGGTGCACACCCCTAGCCTGGTGCCAGGGTGGGAGAGCTGCCCGGCGGGGAAACCCAGGCCCAGGCAGGGACTCCGGGGGACAACGGTGGGCCCTGGTGGCCAGAGCAGGGACACAGGACACCAGCGTGGGGACCAGGCTTTTATTGGTGAGGGCACGTGCTCGTGTGGGTCCTTAGTGCCCAGCCGGCCAGCAGGCACACAGGGCCCGGCGCTCGGCCTGCAGCAGGAGGCTCTCCGTCTGCAAAGCAATGAGGGGTGTGAGAGCTCCATCAGGCGGCACCCAGAGACTCGATCCCGGGGGCCGCCCAGCTCCCAGCTTCCCCCCAAGACCTGCCAGCTCCCAGGACTCCTGATGCCTGAACCCAACTGTGTCCGGAcaacccccagccccagccccgcagACTGACTGCAGGGGAACCTCAGCTGCTCCCCAGACCTCCCCGCACTCTCCCTGCCTCTGCTGCTCCTGCCCTGGGCACAGCCTCCCTGAGCCCCACACCTAGACAACTCTTCTGGCTTCTCTTTCAGGGGCCCCTCTGTCCTGACAGGTCCTCCAGCCCCCCAGGGTGGGCTGGCCGCGGGGACGTCTGGTGGCTCCAGACGCATCCCCAGGGGCACTCCAGGTCTGGGGGAGCCCTTGGGAACTGGGAGAAGAGGGAGCAGGGCAGGGTGTCCCATTCTTCCTACTTCTCCCCTTCCCAGAAATACACCTTTCTGTTACAAACTTCCTTAGCTGGGGCCCAGCGACGGTGGAGGGGAGGGGCACTGTTCATTCCAGACTTGGGGGGTGACTCCGGGCACCCGGGCCTGCACCCACCCCCTGCAGAGGAggccgggggcggggtggggggtgggaagccCCCAGACAGCTGGGCCCAAGCTGGCCTTCCAGCCCACTCGGGCGGTCTCCTGTCTCACCCTCTCTGCCCACTGGGAAAGGCTGGCTTGGGACAGGCTGTCCTTTCCGGTGACCTCGGGAAAGGAGCCAGGGAGGCCACCGGGAGGAGCGGAAAGGGGCGATTCCACCCTCCACTCTCCCTGCACCCCTCGGGAGGCTCACCCGAGCGTCCAGGCTGTAGGCCGTCTTGCGCAGGTCCTGCAGGGCGCGCTGCATGAACTCGAAAGCGTGGCAGTCCACGCACGGGCGGCCTGCGCGGGGATCGGGGTGGGGGGACCCGGGTCAGGGCGCGCTCGCAGCGGGGTCCCCCCAACCCCGGGCAGCGGCCTCCGCGTACCCCCCGCCTCCCGCCCGCGGGGGCGCCCGGACCACCGGGGAACAAAGGCGAGCCACGCCCCTCCCGCGCGCCCGAGTGGGGTCAGGGCCCCCGGGGACCCCTCCGCGTGCGCGCGCGGCACCTACTCTGAGCGGGGACGGCGCTCCCGGCGGCGGGCTCGGCGCGGGCCGGGGCGCCCAGCAGCGTGGCgctcagtagcagcagcagcagcagcagccgcggCGGCGGCGACCTCGGGGGTCCGCACGGCGGCAGGGGGGCCATGGCCGAGCGGAGGGAGCCCGGGCGCCCTGCAGGAGCCGACAGTCAGCGGCGTCAGCCCCTTGGGCAGGCGGACCCCGACCCCGAGCTCGGTTTCGCGCGACCCACCCGCCCCGAACCCCCCGAACCCGTGAGCCCACCTCCAGGGCCCCGCCCCCTGGGACGAGCgaaccccccccaaccccgccccctgGGTCTGGAGGCTCCCCACGTCCCCGAGCCCCCACTCCCGCCACGCCCCCCGGGCTCTGAGACCCCTTCCCTCTCCCGCGTTCTCCGTCCAGTGAGCCCTCGTCCCGCCCTTACCGCGGTTGGGGGACCCCGCGACAGCGGCGCGGCGACTCGAGAAAGACGCGCTGCGTCCGGAGCGCACCGCGCATGCGCCCCGACCCCGCCCCagcaccccccctcccccgccccgcatCCAACGTCGTCGTCATGGAAACCCCGGGACCGCGCGGACCGCTCGCTTAAAGGGACCGAGGTGATGGCTCCGGACTGGGTACGCGCGGCCCCGGTCGGGATCCGCACCCAGGCGCCGTCAGCCCTACCCTACAGGCGTGGGCTCCTGAGGGCTGCTTGGAGGAGGCGGCACCTGGACAGCAGCTCCAGAGCCACCGCCGGCGGCCCGAGGACCCGGGTGTCCCTGGACCGATACCGAGGTAGAGGGCTCGGTGCCCGCCCGGGGCTGGGGGACAGCGAAATGCAAACGCGCGGCCTCTGCGCCCAGTGGACCAGTGGGTCCAGTCAGGGCGGGTTGCTCCGGGGAGCTCGGCTTCGGGAGCGACCCAGGCCCGGGGGGCCGTCCGGTCTCCGCCCCTCGCCCCGGCTCAGCCTCGTGCCTGACCTTCAGGCCAGAGGCACAGGTAAGAAACCATCGGGCTGCCCGGTCCCCTCCAGCGCTCCGTGTCCGGACACACTCCACGG from Bos indicus x Bos taurus breed Angus x Brahman F1 hybrid chromosome 6, Bos_hybrid_MaternalHap_v2.0, whole genome shotgun sequence harbors:
- the C6H4orf48 gene encoding neuropeptide-like protein C4orf48 homolog translates to MAPLPPCGPPRSPPPRLLLLLLLLSATLLGAPARAEPAAGSAVPAQSRPCVDCHAFEFMQRALQDLRKTAYSLDARTESLLLQAERRALCACWPAGH